The Flavobacterium jumunjinense genome includes a region encoding these proteins:
- the pheS gene encoding phenylalanine--tRNA ligase subunit alpha: MIDKIKSHIEEAKVFHTDNKEKLEEFRIKYLGNKGLLKEFFADFKNVPNEMKKEFGQIINQLKNTAEEKVVAIQQQLESKEEIKGIYGDLTRPGEPVTIGSRHPISIVKNQIIDIFSNVGFNVSEGPEIEDDWHNFTALNLPEYHPARDMQDTFFIQTNPDILLRTHTSSVQVRYMENNQPPIRTISPGRVFRNEDISSRSHCIFHQVEGLYIDKDVSFADLKQTLLYFTKEMFGKSKIRLRPSYFPFTEPSAEIDIYWGLKTETDYRITKGTGWLEIGGCGMVDPNVLKNCNINAEEYTGFAFGMGVERIAMLLYQIGDIRMFYENDVRFLEQFKSSI, from the coding sequence ATGATAGATAAGATTAAAAGTCATATTGAAGAAGCGAAAGTTTTTCATACTGATAACAAAGAGAAATTAGAAGAATTCCGTATTAAATATTTAGGAAACAAAGGTTTGCTAAAAGAATTTTTTGCAGATTTTAAAAATGTCCCTAACGAAATGAAAAAAGAGTTTGGACAAATTATAAATCAGTTAAAAAACACTGCTGAAGAAAAAGTTGTTGCTATACAACAACAATTGGAAAGCAAAGAAGAAATAAAAGGAATTTATGGAGATTTAACACGTCCAGGCGAGCCAGTAACTATTGGTTCTCGTCATCCAATATCTATTGTTAAAAATCAAATTATCGATATCTTTTCAAACGTTGGTTTTAACGTTTCTGAAGGGCCAGAAATTGAAGATGATTGGCATAATTTTACCGCTTTAAATCTTCCAGAATATCATCCAGCAAGAGACATGCAGGATACTTTCTTTATTCAAACGAATCCTGATATTTTGTTACGTACGCATACTTCATCAGTACAAGTGCGTTATATGGAAAACAATCAACCGCCTATTAGAACAATTTCTCCAGGTCGCGTTTTTCGTAATGAAGATATTTCATCGCGTTCACATTGTATTTTTCATCAAGTAGAAGGTTTATATATCGATAAAGACGTTTCATTTGCAGATTTGAAGCAAACGTTATTGTATTTCACAAAAGAGATGTTTGGGAAATCTAAGATTAGATTAAGACCATCTTATTTTCCATTTACAGAACCAAGTGCAGAAATAGATATCTATTGGGGTTTAAAAACGGAAACCGATTATAGAATTACAAAAGGAACTGGTTGGTTAGAGATTGGTGGTTGTGGAATGGTAGATCCGAATGTTTTAAAGAACTGTAATATCAATGCAGAAGAATACACAGGTTTTGCTTTTGGTATGGGAGTAGAGCGTATTGCGATGTTATTATATCAAATTGGAGACATTCGTATGTTTTATGAAAATGACGTACGTTTCTTAGAACAATTCAAATCAAGTATTTAA
- a CDS encoding CvpA family protein → MSFIDIVFAVLLCYALYKGIKNGLFVELASLIALVTGIYVAIKFSYITKNFLETKVSWEPKYIEITAFALTFILVVLIIHLSAKLLTKIADFAYLGWINKLTGALFSCLKTILLLSVVIFLFEKINTNNTLVKQETLDASIFYNPTKEISAFIYPKIEEWYENTIETSSDEKETNEDEQA, encoded by the coding sequence ATGAGTTTTATTGATATTGTTTTTGCGGTTTTATTATGTTACGCGTTGTATAAAGGAATTAAAAATGGGCTGTTTGTAGAGCTCGCTTCTTTAATTGCTTTAGTGACGGGTATCTATGTTGCTATTAAATTCTCTTATATAACAAAGAATTTCTTAGAAACTAAAGTGAGTTGGGAACCAAAATACATTGAAATAACAGCCTTTGCTTTAACTTTTATACTTGTTGTGCTAATTATTCATCTTTCTGCTAAGTTATTAACTAAAATAGCCGATTTCGCCTACCTAGGATGGATTAACAAACTAACAGGAGCCCTTTTTAGCTGCTTAAAAACGATTTTATTATTAAGTGTTGTTATCTTTTTATTTGAGAAGATAAACACCAACAATACACTTGTAAAACAAGAAACGTTAGATGCATCTATTTTTTACAATCCTACAAAAGAAATTTCTGCTTTTATCTACCCAAAAATAGAAGAGTGGTATGAGAATACTATAGAAACCTCTTCTGATGAGAAAGAAACGAATGAAGATGAACAAGCATAG